A stretch of DNA from Lotus japonicus ecotype B-129 chromosome 4, LjGifu_v1.2:
gaccgttttttcaattctcagattctttaccttatatatagtgcagtagaccatttgaaacaccaacatttactcccacaatttctctcttgtccaaaaattctcaaatttctcacaatgtctaatccttatgagcaatattatccactgctcgacaatgaaacacctcctacaagtgaaggtttgcaaccttcgcctatgtttccgccacaaaaccaacctccgcagatgattcacccgcaaagccaacctatgatggtgttccaacaacaaaaccaacattcgcaggtgattcgcccgcaaagccaacctatgccgatgttccaacaacaaaacccacatccgcaaatgtatcaaccacaaagccaacatccgcagatgtgtcaccctcaaaaccaacctcctcaCACCGGTGGTAATGTTCAAAATCCTTCGTATCAAATGTTTCCACAATCGTTCTACCATCAAAACCAACCTCAGGGTCAAATGGGATCATATCCATCACAAATGTCTTATCCAAACAATCCACAATATTGCATGTATCCACCACAATACCAAGCACCTCCTACTGGTAGCAGCAGTAGTTCAAAAGTCTCAAGTACACAATGTGAGGCTATGCCCGAGGAGCCTGAATTTTCTACTCAACGgggtctagatgatattgatcttgaagaatccggaaagaaacgcaccaaatggagtggtaaagataatatacttcttcttcagtcatggctcaacgtttctaccgatcgggtcgtgggaaatgagcaaaagtcagaTTTGTTCTGGAATAAGATTCGAGCCCAATATGAGGAGTACCGCGACGATGCCTCTCCTTCGAGGACATGGTTATCCCTGAaatctcattttaataaattgaatgctgatcttcaaaaatttgttggttgccacactaaagccgtcaatcattggaaaagtggacactcagataaggacatcatggctacggcgcatcaattatatcatgtagatacgggtaaagatttcaaacatgagaatgaatgGCGGTTGGTGAAGGATGAACCAAAGTGGAAGGAAACATTTATGACAACCAGTTCAACGAGGCAGAAGAAGTCAGTAGATGGGGTGTATGCAACATCGTCTGACCGGAGTGCATCAATCGAGGGCGACGAATATGAGGCCACACAACCAGCAACCCGCCCGTTGGGAAAAAAGAACCAgaaaaggaaggccaaagtaggagacacagcttcaagtgatctcgattatgttcctaactccgagatgatagccatcgggaaagctaaactgggattccttgcgagttttgagaagctcaagactgaagaactggaggtgagaaaggaaaaaaacaaacttcaaaaggcgcggttattgaaggaatacaaagatatccttatggaggacacatctgaaatgaacgaggtgcagttagcaacgcatcagcgcctagttgaattcgccatgaaagaactaggaatgtcttaattcttgttgttgtctttcttagcgtgtgccaatgttgtgattttagcatttctacttattgattatgcattagtgttggaattttagcatttctacttatgtgtattgcatcagtgttgtaattttagcatttctacttatgtattctgcattaatgttgtaatttcagtattcgaatttttcttaatgtgtactgcgtttctacttatgtgttctatatagccgttggggaatatagccgttggggaatatagccgttgttgtttctcttatttatacatGTCATATTTCATTCATCTCAACATTCAAGAGTTGTTTTGTCCTCTCATATTTTCTTCCTCCTATCCAATTACACTGATAGTTTCTCATTGTGTCATAGAATGGATCCAAACAATATGGCCGACTTGGACATTTACGACGTTGTCATTGACGAACTTATCAATGACACGACTATAGAAGATATGATGCAGGAGGAGATGGAGTTTTATCAACGACGTGCCAACACCGTTAGGCCCAAGCGAACAAGAAaggtgatagagagagatcgtgaagcTGGGAACGAGCGGTTGTGGAATGACTACTTCTCCGAAAATCCTGTGTACACGGAAGAGCTTTTCCGACGAAGGTTTCGAATGCGAAAGCATGTGTTCCTCAGAATTGTAGGGGCCCTTGGgtctcatgacccgtactttttaatgtctgtcgatgcagttggaagacaaggcctgtcaccattacaaaagtgcaccgccgctattcgtatgttggcgtacggatcacctgctgacagtgttgacgagtacgttcgaattggtgaaagtactgcaattgagtgcttaaagaattttttggaaggtgtgtgtgcagtaTTTGGTGGAACATACTTGAGGCGCCCGAACCAGGAAGACATTACCCGCTTACTTCAATGGGGCGAGTCTCGTGGATTTCCAGGTATGTTGGGTTCTattgattgtatgcattgggaatggaagaattgaccagttgcgtggaaaggtcaattcacccgaggtgatcatggaaagcccacaatcatgcttgaagcagtggcatcacaagacttgtggatttggcatgcattttttggcattgcaggttctaacaatgacattaatgtgctaaatcaatctccggtttttaatgaggttttgagtggaaatgctcccatggtgaactttagcgtgaatggaacaatgtataacatgggatactatctagcagacggtatctatcccccgtgggctacatttgtgaagaccatcccaatgccgcaaggagaaaaaaggcaaaaatttgcgaaaagacaagaaggagcaagaaaggacgttgaacgtgcattcggcgttctccaatctcggtttgcaatagttcgtggtccatcacgcttttggcatccgaatgagatgaagtcaataatgtatgcttgcatcatattgcacaacatgattgttgaagatgagcgcaacacgtaccgaggtaattttgtttatgatcaggtcaataatgacatattggatgctgaagtagtaagtggtcctattcccgcttttagaaatatcttggaaagaagagcacatcaaattgataggtcaattcatcaccagcttcaagcagacttggtggagcatatttggcagcttcccgaaaacgagaataatgaaaattaaccttcaagtgttattatgtatttcatttcaaatgtattgttgcttatttttcattgtcatgtattttctttcgtctttatttctatcattcaataaaattgtttttgctagaaataacacaatgtacttttttatttttgtttcaagttaGCATGtcgatatttaaatttaattgttttaaatattaagtaaaattaaatttaaattaaattcgtattaattttaattaaattatttttaagttgaagtattgatttagtattaaattttaaatctaaattgagtgaaaataaatattattaatttatgttgtatggtgggacacgggtgagacccttcaaatagtaatttaagaaaccatgggttggagcaaaatctgcttcagtttcttaggagtttcttaagtctgatgtggcagacagggcccacaggaatagtgctgaatagtgtgttaagaaaccagataagaattttggggttggagttgctctaatgCACCCACCCACCCACCCATCCTATCAAACTCACTCTgatactcttttcttttctctgcaAAATCTCAATCTCATAGATGATTGGCATAGAATTTCATTTTCATGTGCTAGCTAGCTAGGGCATGAAAACCTTCAAGCTCCTCTTTCTGGAGTCCATTTCCATAGCTCCAACAACATTGCTTATCAGTGAGTACTCTCTGTCTCAGCCTTCAAGATTGTATCTTTTCATCACCCTTTCAAATGGGTTGTCTTTTGTTTTCACGCTGCTTGTGTCTTTGCTGAGAAACAGCGACTTCTATTTCGTATATGGTTACCCATTTCTGTAAATCACTTCCTGATAAAAAGTTTCTAGTTTGTGATGAGCTTTAGATTTTTAGGCTGTTCTTTATCACATGGAGATTCTTAGGCTATGAATTTTGATTGAAGGAAACTCTAGtcctaattttttatttgtagagtactattatatttgatagcaTATTTTTTATGGCTTCATATGGTAAGTTTCTCTAAAGTTGTTATTGTTGTCCAAAAGTTTGTATTTTTCCCTCCCTATTggatttgttatttattttctgaaaacATATGGAGCTTCCAGTTCAAATGTACTGGGGTTTGTCACTCTGTGCTGTAGATATTATGTTCATAAAAATGATAGTCTTTTACTTGTTATACATATGAGTTTTACTTTGGCTGATCCTTTTTCTAATGAAACtctataaaatataatttctgAAGAATTTTCTCCACCTATGCTgaagtttttgttttgttaattGGAAAATCTTTCAAGTGTGAGAGTAACAGGAAAAGTGAGGCTTTGGTTAGTTAATTGGACCTGGGAGTTCAATTATTTAATATAGCAAGTGTGATGTAGGAGAGCTGACAGATGAATCAGAATCGTTCGGACTTAAGAATTCATCATTCTGGATCATCACAGTCGGAGGAGTCAGCCCTGGACCTAGAAAGGAACTACTATGGCCATCCTAATCTTTCATCTAGTCCTTCACCCTTGCAACCTTTTGCACCAGGCACTCAGCATGAGAGCAATGCTGCCTACTTTTCTTGGCCTACGTTGAGTCGCTGGAATGATGCAGCGGAAGATAGGGCCAACTATTTTGGGAACCTTCAAAAGGGAGTGCTACCTGAGACTTTGGGTCGATTGCCGACCGGACAGCAAGCTACTACCTTGCTTGAACTGATGACTATTAGGGCATTTCATAGCAAGATCTTACGGCGATTCAGTCTTGGTACTGCAATTGGATTTCGGATTAGAGGAGGTGTCTTGACTGATATTCCTGCTATTCTTGTCTTCGTTGCCCGTAAAGTTCATAGACAATGGCTCAACCATGTGCAGTGCCTACCTGCTGCCCTTGAGGTGGGGAATTTTGGTTCTTCTGGCTATATTGCAGGTTTCTACGTCGCTTTAGTGGATCTCCTTACACTTTTAATTCAGCTATTGATTATTTACTTTTGTTGTTTCCATTCCAGTTGCATTTGCATATAGGTAATATATTGACACTATGATTTGGATTTATAAATTGGTAAAAAAATCTTTAGAATGGTAAACAGGGTAAATAATTAAAATGCTCACTTGCTAAAATTTGCCTCTAAAATTATCAAAAGTAATAATGGAACTATATCAGTAGTTTTTAAAATCCGTAGGTtgttataatatttattgaagCTTTTCTATTTAATGAAGTCAAAGTCATTTCTTAATTTGCCAAACAGGGGCCAGGAGGTGTTTGGTGTGACGTTGATGTTGTGGAATTCTCCTATTATGGCGCACCTGCACAAACTCCTAAAGAACAATTATATACAGATCTTGCTGATGGCTTAAGGGGAAGTGATTCATGTATTGGCTCTGGTTCTCAGGTACTTTTACTATGAGGAATCAATTTACATCATCTTGCAATTGTGGTTATCGTCAACTTTTTAATGGAATTGAAtggaattaattattttttatatagtgCTTCTTCCATTCCAAGTAGATTTGATCTTATGGTGTGGTAGGAAACCAAGACTTTCTAAGATATCTTGGGTTCTATTGGGTACCAGTTTATGATTGGATAATTATTTGTCAGTTCGCTGAAAATTTGACATTTTTCTCTTGATTCTAATCGGTGTACAAACATGGGAGTGAATTGTTTCTGTTATAGGTACTATAGCTTTTCTTTTACATTTCAATCTATTCATTCTAAACTTTAGTCTTAAGATAGTGTTATTGGTCCATTATAGAATATATGGAGCAAGTGTAGTTGATGGATGACATGCTATCTTAAGTAATTATTTTTACTAATGAAAGATAGTGTTTTCAATAGTGATGAGTGCCTATGACTGTAAATTTTTCTAAAATACATATACAATTCGTATTAACAAATAGGAAATTACATTTTGGATCCAAAATGAAAGTTTTCCTTCAGTTTTTAGCCTACAAATTTTGGTTTAGGTGCTGTCTTGATCCTATCTTTTCTGCATGGTTGTTTGTATCTGTAGATTATCAAGTCACCTAAAATGAAGttttgaatttatttatttatttatttttgcttTTAGTGGACAGAGGTAATAGTTTTGCATTGAAGCCATGAACATTTTTATGTGCATTTCTCCATATGATATGGTGGCCAAAATGTTGCCGCAGTCATAGTTGCAAACAAATAACTGAAATAAGTATGCTTTTTGACCTTGGTTGTTATGCTATGCCATGCTGTAGACAGGAAGCTTCTTTCTCTTTCTGATAAAACACCAGATGATAGTGTATCGAAATCATTTTCAACTGTTCTTTTCTTTCCAATTTGTTTCAGATACTGCTTTGATTAGATtggttcttatttttccaaataTTGCTTTCCTTCCTTAACCTTGAACGTTGATCTAATGCATGTTTTGATAATTATTTTCCTCTTTTTTCCtttataagtttttaatttcttttcctTGAAGGTTGCGAGCCAAGAGACATACGGAACCTTGGGCGCTATTGTCAAAAGCCGAACAGGAAATCGAGAAGTTGGCTTTCTAACAAATCGACATGTAGCTGTTGATTTGGACTATCCGAACCAGAAGATGTTTCACCCGCTACCACCCAGCCTTGGACCTGGTGTTTATCTTGGTGCAGTCGAGAGAGCAACATCATTTATTACTGATGATCTTTGGTATGGTATTTTTTCTGGAACGAATCCAGGTAAATTTGCATATAATTGTAGGTTATCATGAATATTATATGAATGGTGGTTAAATACTAGAGGTTGTCGGTCAAAATCTATTTTTCAATCTTAAAATTTTGTCTCTGACTTCATGTGAAATGGAAACGTAAAATTCAAGTAAGTTTCTTTAGACAAATGATCCAACTCTTGAGGAAGAACTAAAGTAAAAGTTCCTCACTGCAGAAAGCTACCTCTTGGTTAATCTTGTTTAATGGGTTTCCTGATGGAATGCTCAGTATTCAAACTTTGGATAATAATACTCCATATGTTATTACTCGGAAACAATAACAATACCTGTCGTTTGTGTATGTTATGCTTGACGGGTGAACCTTATAATGTAGTGAATATTTATTTCATCCTAACACATCTACTAAAGC
This window harbors:
- the LOC130713523 gene encoding uncharacterized protein LOC130713523; amino-acid sequence: MDPNNMADLDIYDVVIDELINDTTIEDMMQEEMEFYQRRANTVRPKRTRKVIERDREAGNERLWNDYFSENPVYTEELFRRRFRMRKHVFLRIVGALGSHDPYFLMSVDAVGRQGLSPLQKCTAAIRMLAYGSPADSVDEYVRIGESTAIECLKNFLEGVCAVFGGTYLRRPNQEDITRLLQWGESRGFPGQFTRGDHGKPTIMLEAVASQDLWIWHAFFGIAGSNNDINVLNQSPVFNEVLSGNAPMVNFSVNGTMYNMGYYLADGIYPPWATFVKTIPMPQGEKRQKFAKRQEGARKDVERAFGVLQSRFAIVRGPSRFWHPNEMKSIMYACIILHNMIVEDERNTYRGNFVYDQVNNDILDAEVVSGPIPAFRNILERRAHQIDRSIHHQLQADLVEHIWQLPENENNEN
- the LOC130710647 gene encoding protein NARROW LEAF 1-like isoform X3, coding for MNQNRSDLRIHHSGSSQSEESALDLERNYYGHPNLSSSPSPLQPFAPGTQHESNAAYFSWPTLSRWNDAAEDRANYFGNLQKGVLPETLGRLPTGQQATTLLELMTIRAFHSKILRRFSLGTAIGFRIRGGVLTDIPAILVFVARKVHRQWLNHVQCLPAALEGPGGVWCDVDVVEFSYYGAPAQTPKEQLYTDLADGLRGSDSCIGSGSQVASQETYGTLGAIVKSRTGNREVGFLTNRHVAVDLDYPNQKMFHPLPPSLGPGVYLGAVERATSFITDDLWYGIFSGTNPETFVRADGAFIPFAEDFNMHSVITSVKGVGEIGDVNSTDLQSPINSLIGRQVIKVGRSSGLTTGTIMAYALEYNDEKGICFLTDFLVVGENQQTFDLEGDSGSLILLTGRNGEKPRPVGIIWGGTANRGRLKLKVGQPPENWTSGVDLGRLLDLLELDLITTNDALQAAVQVQRNGSAAGFDSTVGESSPIVPIKGRLEESFEPFCLNVRPVPFEDEPSQRVNPSLRPCEFHNRNETETGQNVELQFIPSYAGEPEAKRRKHSNSSFHNNEFK